A region of the Amycolatopsis sp. cg13 genome:
GGATCCGGAACCGCGCCGTCGCCCGACGCTGAACTCGGTGCGCCGCGAGGTCGACGGCTGGCTGAGCCGGCAGGGCAAGGCGCTGGACGGGCCGGTCACGCAGATCGTTCCGCGCCGCTCACCGCGCTGAGCCTCGTGAGTGTTGATCACGGTTCTAACCGCGATTAGCACTCACGACGCCTTCACCGCCGCGAACTCCAGCCGCTTCCGCTCGACCCCCACGCGCACCTGCTCGAACCCGGCCGCCCTCAGTCGGGCGGGCAGGGTGTCCGCGTCGAGGACGTTCATCGTGTCCCCGAGGTGCAGCAGCCGGAATCCGAAGCTGAGCTGGCTGTCCACGCCGCAGTAAGTGCCGCCCGGGCGCAACACCCGGAACGCCTCCGCGAAGATCCGGTCCTGCAGCGCGTCGGTCGGCACGTGGTGCAGCATCGTGAAGCACACGACTCCGGAAAACCGGCTGTCCGCGAACGGCATTTCCGCGCCGCTGCCCTCGACGACGTCGACCCGGTCGCCGTATTTCTCCCGCAGCAGCCGGGTCGACGCCGGATCGATTTCCAGCGCGGTCAGCCGCGGCAGAGCGTCGACCAGCACCCGGGTGGTGGCCCCGAAACCCGGTCCGATTTCCAGGACGTCGTCGCCCAGTTCGAAACGGGCGAGCCAGTCCGGCAGCACGTCGGCCACCGCGGCGGCCCACCTTTCCGAGCTGCAGAGCTTGCGGTGCATCAGGTTCATCGGCATGGTCCCGACGCTAGGGACGAGCCATGCTGACCGGAAGGCGATAGGCTGTCACGTCATGTCGCAGTACGGTCAAACCGGCGCGATGCTGCTCGGCGACCTCCCGATCGCGGCCGGTGCCTGGTTCCCCTGGCACGACCATCCGGCGCACCAGCTCGTCTGGGCCGCGCGCGGGGTCGCCGCGGTGATGGTCGGCGACGCGCAATGGGTGCTGCCGTCGACGCGCGCGCTCTGGATCCCGGTCGGCGTCTGGCATCGCACGGGCGCGGTCGGGAACGCCGAGCTGCGCGGAATCTACGCCGATCCGGAGCAGTGCCCGGTCGACTGGCCGTCGCCGCGGATCGTCATCGTCCGGCCGTTGCTGCGGGAACTGCTGGAGCACCTGTCCGCGGACGGCATCAGCGAGGATGCCCGCCGCCGCGCCGAAGCGGTCGCGTTCGATCTGCTGGAGCCGATGGACGTCGCGCCGATCGTCGTCCCCGCGCCCGCAGACCCACGAGCGCGGGATGTCGCCGACGCGGTGCTCGCCGACCCCGCGGACTCGCGCGGCCTGGCCGAGCTGGGCCGGGAAGTCGGCGCGAGCGAGCGGACGCTGGCCCGCGCGTTCGTCCGAGACTGCCGGATGACGTTCGGCACCTGGCGCACGCAAGCACGGCTGCGCGCGGCATTGCCGTTGCTGGCACAGGGTTTGCCGATGACGACCGTCGCGCACCGGGTCGGGTACGCGACGGCCAGCGCTTTCGTAGCCGCCTTCCGCCGGGCGGTCGGGGTGCCGCCGGGCGCTTACTTCAGCGCCACGAAGGCAGCCACATTTCCGCCTGCCAATGGTCGTTCGTAATCGGGATTCCGTTGAGAATCGGCCACAGCCAGGCGAAGTTCGCCACCACCAGCCCGACATAAAGCGACACGACGAGCAGACCGGTGCCTCTGCGTTCGAACCCGCGTTTGGCGCTGCCGAGGATCTGCCCGAGCGCCAGCACCAGCCCGAGCACCAGGAACGGGGCCATCGGCGTGGCGTAGAAGAAGTACATCTGCCGGTCGATGTTGGTGAACCAGGGCAGGTAGCCGGCGAAGTAGCCGGTGAGCACGGCGGCGTAGCGCCAGTCCGCGCGGAAGAACCAGCGCCACAGGCCCCAGCCGAGCACCGGGACGGCCAGCCACCACATCGCGGGCGTGCCGATCAGCATCGTCGCGCCGAGGCAGCGCGATTCGCCGCAGCCGGTGACGTTGCCGTCGTAGTAGTAGAGCATCGGCCGCAGGCCCATCGGCCACGTCCACGGCTTCGACTCCCACGGATGCGGATTGTCCTTGGGCGTCACCAGGGTTTCGTGGAAATGCAGCACGTTGGCGGTGTAGCTGCCGAGCGAGCGCAGCGCGGGCGGGATCCAGCCGAACATGCCCGGGTCGAGGTTCTTGATCTCGGTGTAGTGCCGGTCGGTCGCGGTTTCGCTGGCGAACCACGCCCAGTACGCCGCCAGGTACATCAGCACCGGCACGACGAGGATGGCCCACAGCGCGGGCGCGACGTCGCGCCGGATCGTGCCGACCCACGGCCGTTGGACACCCGCCGCGCGCCGGGCGGCGACGTCGAAGAACACGGTGAGCAGGCCGAACGCCGCGATGTAGTAGAGCGCGGACCATTTGACGCCGAACGTCAGGCCGATCATCAGCCCGGCCGCGAACCGCCACCAGCGGAAGCCGAGTTTCGGACCCCACTGCGATTCGCCGATCCAGCCCTCGCGCACCGCGACCGCCAGCCGCTGCCGCACCTGGTCGCGGTCGCAGAGCACGCAGCCGAACGCGGCGAGCACGAAGAACGCGATGAAGATGTCGAGCATCCCCATCCGCGACTGCAGGTGCAGCACGCCGTCGCAGATCACCAGCACGCCCGCGATGCCGCCGAGCAGCGTCGAGCGGGTCAGCCGGCGCGCGATGCGCACGGTGAGCAGCACGATCAGCGTGCCGGCCACCGCCGACATGAACCGCCAGCCCCAGCCGTTGTAGCCGAAGAGCCACTCGCCGAACGCGATGAAGTCCTTGGCCAGCGGCGGGTGCACGATCAGCTCGTACCCGGCGTTGTCCTCGTACCCGCCGTTGCGCAGCATCTGCGCGGCCTGGGGCACGTAGTGCTTCTCGTCGAAGACAGGACTGTTGTGGTCAGTGGGAAGGCCCAGATTCTGCAGCCGGACGACGCCGCCGATCACGGTCAGGACGAACGTGACGATCCAGCCGCGCAGCCGGTCGGCGGGCATGGCCCGGCCGAGCAGGGTGGCTTCGCGGTCGGTCGGAGGACGGCGCGCGTCGACCGGGTCCGGCCGCACGCTCTCGTCGTCGGCACGGGTCAGCAGCGCGGTCACGGGGCCCGATAGTACGGCCTGATCCACCGGTGGCGTCTGGTTAGGCTGACTGCCATGACTTCTGCGTCCGGACGGCTCGTGCTCGCCGCCACCCCGCTGGGCGATCCCGGCGACGCGTCCGCCCGGCTGATCGAGGCGCTGGGCTCGGCGGACGTGATCGCCGCCGAGGACACTCGACGCCTGCGCGGCCTCGCTTCCGCGCTCGGCGTGTCGCCTTCCGGCCGGGTGGTCAGCTTCTACGAGGACGTCGAGACTGCCCGGCTGCCGAAGCTGCTGGAGGCACTGCACGGCGGCGAGACGGTGCTGGTGGTGACCGACGCCGGGATGCCGAGCGTGTCCGATCCCGGCTTCCGCCTCGTGGCCGCTTGTGTCGAGGAGGACCTACCGATCACCTGCCTTCCCGGCCCGTCGGCGGTGACGACGGCGCTCGCGTTGTCCGGGCTGCCCTGCGACCGGTTCTGCTTCGAGGGCTTCGCCCCGCGCAAGCCTGGTGAGCGATCGAAGTGGTTCGCGGAGCTGGTGAGCGAGCGCCGGACTGTCGTGTTCTTCGAATCGCCGCACCGGATCGCGTCCCTGCTTTCCGACGCCGCCGCCGCGCTGGGCGGTTCTCGGCGGGCCGCGGTGTGCCGGGAACTGACGAAGACGTACGAAGAGGTCAAACGCGGCACCCTCGCGGAACTTGCCGAGTGGGCAGCGGACGGGGTTCGCGGCGAAATCTCGGTGGTGCTGGAGGGGGCGGCTCCTCGGCAGGCGTCGGTGGCGGATCTGGTGCCGGAGGTGGCGGAACGGGTCGCTTCGGGGGAACGACTGAAGACCGTCGCGGCTGAGGTAGCGGGTGCGGCCGGGGTGTCTACAAAGGAGCTTTACGCGGCGGTGCTCGCGGCCCGGAAGTGAGTTAGTACCGGCGGGCGTTGTCTTCGGCTAGGAATTGCAGCCACTTCGGGTCGCTAGGTGCGGTTTTGGTGATCGTGGCCAGTTCCTCCGGCCGCCAAGTGCGGATGCCGTCGGTGTGCACGACGTGTTCTTCCGTCAGGCCCTCATCGGGAATCTCCTTGGTACTGGAGAGGAACTCCGTGACGGTGGCCGGATCCGCGACGGTGCGGGGGCCGGGAACCGGCACCAGCGCGAGTTCGTCGTCTCCGGCGACCACGAGGTCACTGCCGAGCGGACCAGGAGGCATTCCGCTTGAGCCGCTTCGGCTCGCTGAGCGAGATCTTCCTGACCCGGCGCAGCGAAGGGAACTCGAACACCAAGACCTGGTGTTCGTAGGTGTTGCCGCGAATCGCCAGGTACCGCCCGTCGGAGCTGAAGACCGGAAGGCCCCAGCCGTTGGAGTCCAGAATCAGGGCCCGGTCAAGGAACCGCAGCCGGTCGCCTGGGCGGGAGAAGAGCACAAAGCTCGCTCCCTGGTCGCTCCGCTTGGTGGCGATCAGCCCTCCCGCCGGATGCGCGACGATGCCGCCGTCCCACGCCCGGGCGGGAGAGATGGCCCCAGTGCTGAGGTCGATGGCGTCTGAACGGTCAAAGACGCCGGGCGGGGTCGGCGACGTCCACAGTGACTGGCCGTCCGGGCTGAAGGCCACGTGGTCAGAGACGGCGATGTCCAGCGCGGAGGTGCCGGTCCGGGACCAGCGCACCGTTTCCCCTCCGACGGACCAGACCAGTTCCGGCAGTTCCGGATGCCAGGCGAGGGCGGGCCAGTCCGGGAACTTCCCGTACTCCGCGGAATCCGCGCCCACCGCGCCGATTTTGCGCAGCACTCGCTCGGCGTAGTAGACGTGCACTGCGGGCCGGTTCAGTTCGATCCCGGCGACGAGGGGCCGTTTCGGATGGCGCACCAACTGCCTGATCGAAGCGGTCGGGATCCGGGCGATGGCCTGGACAGCGGTCACTAAGAGATTTTACCGACTGCGCAACAGCATTTTCGCCGCTACCAAAGCCTTTTCCGCATCCGGCTCCTCGCCGGTGATCGCATCGGTGTAGATGAACGACTCGCCGACCCGCACGAGCAGATACGCCAGATCCGCCACCGGCAACGGCGTCTCCAACCGCCCGGCCGCGACCTCGTCCGACAGCAGCGCCTGCACCTTCTCGATGGTCCGCGACTGCACCAGGCTCGCCTTGGTCGTCAGCAACCGCAGCGCACGCTCCGGCTCCCGGCGCAAGAACGCACGGAACGGCGAGGACGCGTTGACCGTCCGCACGAATGCCCCGATCGCCTCCGCGACGCCGTCCCCGCCGCGGCCCGCATAACTCACGTTATCCAGCACCGCGGACGTCTCCGCCCACAGGATTTCGCTCAGCAGGTGATCGCGGCTGCCGACCCACCGGTGCAGGGTCGCGCGGCTGACGCCGAGGTCGCCGGCCAGGTCGCGCATGTCCACGCGGTCCCCGGCGAGGAACCGGGCGCGGGCGAGGCGGAAGGCCGCGACGGCGTCGGGTCGCGAGGTGCGGGTGGACAGTGGCGTGTCGATGGGTGAGACGTTAGCAGAGAGTGTCCCATGGATGAGACATGTGGCAGAATGTCTCACGACGAGAGGAGCCGCGAAGATGCGTGCTGTGCAGGTGACCGAATTCGGCGGTCCCGAGGTGCTGAAGCCGGTCGAGCTGCCCGATCCGGTGGCCGGGCCGGGGCAGGTGCTGATCGAGGTCGACCGTGTCGGGCTGAACTATGCGGACACGCACCAGGCGGAAAACTCGTATCTCGCCCCGAGCAAGCTGCCGCTCGTGCCCGGCGGCGAGGTCGTCGGTCGTACGGCGGACGGCAAGCGGGTGGTCGCGCTGCTCAGCGACGGCGGCGGTTACGCCGAGCGCGTCGTGGCCGACGAGGCCATGACCTTCCCGGTTCCGGACGGCGTCGACGACCTCAACGCACTGTCGATGCTGGTCCAGGGCGCGACCGCGTGGATCATGCTGCGCAAGAACGCTCATCTCGAACCCGGCGAGTCCGTCGTCGTGCACGCCGCGGCGGGCGGCGTCGGGTCGATCGCGGTGCAGCTGGCGAACGCGTGGGGCGCGGGCCGCGTCATCGCGACCGCGAGCAGCGAGGAAAAGCGCGCGCTGGCGATCGAACTCGGCGCGGACGTCGCGGTCGATTCCCGCGCGGAGAACATGACCGAAGTCCTCCGGGAAGCCAACGGCGGCAAGCGAGTCGACGTCGTCCTCGACATGGTCGGCGGCACCACCACCGACCAGAGCATCGTCGCGCTGGCCCCGTTCGGCCGTCTGGTCTTCTACGGGATGGCCGGCCGCCGCTCGCCGAAGCCGATCGAATTGCGCAACCTGCTCGGCCACAGCACGACCGTGGCCGGGATGTGGCTGCCGCACGTGTTCCGCTTGCCGGGCAACGTTTTCGGCACCGCGCTCAGCGACCTGTTCACGATGGTGCTGGACGGAAAACTCCGCGCGATCGCGGGCGGCGAGTACGCGCTGGAGGACGCCCGGAAGGCGCACGAAGCGCTGCGTTCCAGGGGCACCACCGGGAAACTGCTGCTCGACCCGCGTAGGTAAGTCTCGTGAGTGCTGATCACGGTTCTAACCGCGATCGGCACTCACGAGGCCTGGCCAGCAGATCCTCCAACGGCGCCGCTTTGTGCAGGCACTCCTGCCATTCCGCGGCGCTGTCCGAGTCCGCCGTGATCCCGCCGCCGACGCCGAGCGCGATCCGGTCCCCGGCGATCTCGAACGTCCGGATCGCCACGTTCAGCTCCAGCCCCGCCAGCGGCGACACCATGCCGACCGCGCCGGTGTACACCCCGCGCGCGGCCGGTTCCAGTTCGGTGATCAGGTCCAGTGCCCGGATCTTCGGCGCACCGGTGACCGAGCCGGGCGGGAACGTCGCGGCCAGCAGCCCGGAGTCGGTCACCCCGTCCGCCAGCACACCCTCCACAGTGGACGCCAGATGCCACACCCCCGGCGCGGGATGCACCGCGAGCAGCTCCGGCACCACGACGCTGCCGACCTCGCACACCCGGCCGAGATCGTTGCGCACCAGGTCGGTGATCATCACGTTCTCCGCGACGTCCTTCGCCGACTGCCGCAGCAGGAGCGCGTTGCCGTCGTCCGCCGGACCGCGCCGGGGCAGCGTCCCCTTGATCGGCGACGACCGCACGCGACGGTCGTGCCGGGCCAAAAACAGTTCCGGCGACAGCGAAACCACCGAACCCCATTCACCGGCGACGTAAGCCGCCCGCCGCGGAGCCAGCCGCCGCACCCCCTCGGCGAACAACGCGGCCGGTGATCCCTCGAACGTCCCGGTGAACCGCGAGCAGATGTTCGCCTGGAACAGCTCGCCCGCCTCGATCTCGTGCACGCACGCCTTCACCGCCTGCTCGTGCCCGGACGGCCGTCGCAAAGCACTAGCCGACCATGACAGCTCCGCGGATCCAGCCAAAGCCCGCTCCACCACGGCAAGCTGCGCGTCGGCGTCACCGTCAAGGGACTCGAACCAACACTCGCCAGCCGCGTCCCAGCGCAGCACGTGATCCGCCCAGCCCCAGGCCGACGCCGGAACCCCGGTCGAACGTCCAGATGGATCCGCCTGGTCATAAGCCAGAAACCCGAACCAACCGCCGCCGATGCGCCCCGAAGGACCCGAAACGGGAGAGACCGATGGGAACGGCTGCGGAGTCACCGCCAGGAACGGTGCCACCACTGCCCGCGACCCGAACCAGTTCCCGCAGACCGCGGCCGGTTCTGGCAGGCCGTGCGCCCGGGCGTACGCGGACAGCAGAACGAGCACCCGCGAAGGTGACAGGTCGGTCCGCAGCCGCTGGAAACGCATCGCGCCATTGTGCCGGAAACCGGCGGTGACCAGCGGAAAAGGTGATCAGAGCAGCACATCGGACAGTGCGAACGGATACACCACCGCGTCCTGCGCCACCGGCCCGTCGACTCCGGGCACGTCCGGCGCGAAGGCGTGCTGGTGCAGCCCGAGCCGCGAATGGAACCAGCCGGGCCGTCCGGGAATGCCGTTGTGCCGCACGAGCCACAGCACGACCTCGGAATCAGCCCAGCGGTCGGGGTGCAAGCGGTGCGCCCAGCAGTCGTGTCCGGCGTACACGAGCACCCGGCGGATCTTCGCGGCGTGCCGCACGTGCTTGATCCACGCCTTCACGAACCGGTCGTCGACGCTTTGCGCGTCCACCTCGAGCGCCGGGGCGAGCGAACCGGGCGCGAACGCTCCGAGCTTGCTCGCCGTCCGGACGAAATGGTCGGCCTGGTCGTGCACCGCGCCAGGCCGCGCGTAGTGCCGGGCGCCGGTATGGATGCCCGCGTGCTGGGCCGCGGCCAGCATCCGCTCCGCGCCCGGATCGCTCCAGTTGACGTTCTCGCTGATCGTCACCGAAGCGAATCGCACGTCGGCGCCACGCACCGCCGCCCAATCGAGCACTTGCTCGCGATGAGTGAGCGTGAGTCCGCGCCCACTCTCCGGTTCCGCCACCACGCACCCCTGACAAGCCCCACGACGGGTGAAAGGCCACCCTACGTCCGGAAATCCGGAGCGGGGTGACCTTTCCCGGCGTGTCGATACGCTTTGATCAGGCGTTTTCCTTCTTGAAGGTGCGCGTTCCCCACCACACCGCCAAAACGGCCATGACCAGCACGACCACGCCCCCGGTGAAGAGCGCGTCCATCGAGAAGTCGCCGCGGAAGCTGTTGCGCTCCACGTCGACCACGTGCCGGAACGGGTTGATCTGCGAGATCGTGTACAGCCACTTCGGCGCCAGCCCGGACGTGATCGGGATGAGGATCCCGGACAACAGCAGCAACGGCATGAGCACCGCGTTGAGCAGCGCCGGGAACGCCTCCTCGCTCTTGAGCGTGAGCGCCAGCGCGTAGGAGCACGACGCCAGCGTGAGCGCGAGCAGGAACACGATCGCCAGGCTCAGCAGCACGCCGCCGAACGGCGCGTTCAGGTCGAACACCAGGTAGGCGAGCAGGATGATCAGCACCGCCTGCACGGCCGCCTGCAACGCGTTCGCCAGCACCTTCCCGAGCAGCAGCGCGGCCCGGTGCACTGGGGTGACACGCAGCCGCTCGACCACGCCGGACCGGAATTCGGCCAGCAGCCCGAAGCCCACGAACGAACTGCCGAACAATGCCAGCTGCGCGATCAGCGCGGGCGTGAGCACCATCCAGCCGTCGACCTCGGACATCCCCTGCGCGCTGAGCGATTTCACCAGCAGCGGGCCGAAGAAGAACAGGTACAGCAGCGGCTGGGCGAGCCCGATCAGCAGCCACGCCGGATTCCGCAGCGCGCCCGCCATGTCGCGGCGGAAGATCAGCCAGGTGTCACGCAGCATCGGACGCCTCCGGTTCCGTCGCCGCGGGCTGCTCCGCTTCGCGCAGCGACCGGCCGGTGAGAGTAAGGAATACGTCGTCCAAGGTCGGCCGCGTGACCTGCATGGCGGTCGTCGCGATTTCCTTGGCGTCGAGCGCGCGCAGCAGCTCCGGCATCGCGGTGTCGCCGCGCGGCACCCGGAACCGGATCGACCCCCCGCGCACGGCGAACTCGTGCGCGCCGGGCAGCTGCCGGGCCAGGTCGGCGGCGGCCGGGGCGGATTCGGGATCCACCTCAATCGCCACGCTGTCGCCGGAGACCTGCGCTTTCAGCGCGTCCGGATGCCCCTCGGCGACGATCCGGCCGTCGTCGATCACGATCAGCCGGTCGGCCAGCGCGTCCGCCTCGTCGAGGTAATGGGTGGTCAGGAAGATCGTGACGCCCTGTTCCGCCCGCAGCCGCCGGATGTGTTCCCACAGGTTCGCCCGGCTCTGCGGGTCGAGCCCGGTGGACGGCTCGTCGAGAAAGACCAGCCCCGGCGAATGAATCAGCCCCATCGCGATGTCGAGCCTGCGCCGCTGACCCCCGGACAGCGTCTTCGTGGCCCGCTGTTCGAGCCCGGCCAGGTCGAGCTGCTCGGTGAGCACTTTGCCGCGCGCGATCGCGTCGGCCTTGCTCATCCGGTACAGCCTGCCCTGCAGCTCAAGCTCTTCGCCGACGCGCGATTCGGGCGCGGTCCCGCCGCCCTGTGCGACGTACCCGATGTTGCGGCGCACCCCCGCCGCGTCGGTGAGCAGGTCGTGCCCGCCGACGGTCGCCGTGCCCGCGGTCGGTCTCAACAGGGTGGTGAGCATGCGCAGCGTCGTGGTCTTGCCCGCCCCGTTCGGGCCGAGGAACCCGACCAGCTCGCCCGCCTCGACGTCGAGATCGACCCCCTTCACCGCGTGCACTTCGCCACCGGCTCGGCCCTTGCGGCGGAACCGCCGCTCGAGTCCGCGTGCCGTGATCATGGATTGCCCCTCTCCTCCCAAGAAGATCAGCTAGTCAATCTTGACTAGCTGACGCGCACACTGTGCCCGAGAGAAGCGGCTTAGTCAAATTTGATTACTCAGGAGCCGACGGCGTGAACGGCGAACCGGGGTCGTCGGCCATCACGTACTCGCCAGCCTCGAGCCTGCCGATCAGCCCGCTGAGCCATTCCCGGCTCGCGCTGGCGATCCCGCCCCACAGGCGGAACAGTTCGGTCACGTGCGCCGGTTTGCCCCAGGTGTCGTCCTCGAGGCTCAATCGCGACCGGCGCTCTTCCGCCTCGAAGTGGATCAGGTTCTGCTGGAGGAGGCTGATCGTGTACTTCCGCGGGAGCGCGGGCATCAAGCTCACCGCCGCGCACAACTCCGCGTTGCTCGCGCTCGGATCGGACAACCCCTTCGCGATGAGGACCTGGAACTCCTGCTCGCCCGCGTGCGAAAGCCGGTAAGCGACCCGGTCCGGGCCGCCGTCGCCCGGCTCGACGTCGATCTTCTCCAGCAGGTCCTCGGCGGCCATTTTCTTGAGCGCGTGGTAGATCGAGCCGGGCTGGACGTTCGCCCACTTGTCCGCCGACCACGACAGCAGTTCGCGGCGCACCTGGTAGCCGTGCGCGCGGCCGAACATCCGCACGACCCCGAGCACCAGCAGACGCGTCGCCGACACCGGCTCTCCCTTCCCCGACCACCACGAAACGCCCTGGAGCGCATCCGTAGGCTAAACAGGTATGAGCACCCCTGTGTTGACCGCGGTGGCCTGGCCCTACGCCAACGGCCCCCGCCACATCGGCCACGTGTCCGGATTCGGCGTCCCGTCCGACGTCTTCTCCCGCTACCAGCGAATGGCCGGCAACCGGGTGCTCATGGTGTCCGGGACCGACGAACACGGCACGCCGATCACCGTCCAGGCGGACAAAGAGGGGATGACCCCGCAGCAGACCGCGGACAAGTACACCCGCCAGATCGACGAGGACCTGCGCGGCCTCGGCCTCTCCTACGACCTGTTCACCCGCACCACCACCGGCAACCACGCCGCGGTGACGCAGGAAATCTTCCTCGCGCTCAACCGCAACGGCTACGTCGTCCCGAAGACCACCCGCGGCGCGATCAGCCCGTCCACCGGACGCACGCTGCCCGACCGCTACATCGAGGGCACCTGCCCGATCTGCGGCTACGACGGCGCGCGCGGCGACCAGTGCGACAACTGCGGCAACCAGCTCGACGCGGCCGAGCTGATCAACCCGAAGTCGCGGATCAACGGCGAGACGCCGAAGTTCGTCGAGACCGAGCACTACTTCCTGGACCTGCCGGCGTTCACCCAGACCCTCGGCGACTGGCTGGGCACCAAGAACGACTGGCGCCCGAACGTCCTCAACTTCACCAAGAACCTGATCGACGACATGCGGCCGCGGCCGATCACCCGCGACCTCGACTGGGGCGTCAAGATCCCGCTCGACGGCTGGCGCGACCAGCCGCTCAAGCGGTTTTACGTCTGGTTCGACGCGGTCATCGGCTACTTCTCCGCGAGCGTCGAATGGGCGCGCCGCAACGGCACCCCGGACGCGTGGCAGGAGTGGTGGGCCAACGACGCCGCGCGCGCCTACTACTTCATGGGCAAGGACAACATCACCTTCCACGCCCAGATCTGGCCCGCGCTGCTGCTCGGCCAGAACGGCGACGGCGATCGCGGCGGCGAGCCGGGCAAGTACGGCAAGCTCCACCTGCCGGACGAGATCGTGTCCAGCGAGTTCCTCACCATGAGCGGGTCGAAGTTCTCTACGTCCCGGGGGACCGTCATTTACGTGCACGACTTCCTGCGGGAGTTCGGGCCGGACGCGCTGCGGTACTTCATTTCGG
Encoded here:
- a CDS encoding class I SAM-dependent methyltransferase, which codes for MPMNLMHRKLCSSERWAAAVADVLPDWLARFELGDDVLEIGPGFGATTRVLVDALPRLTALEIDPASTRLLREKYGDRVDVVEGSGAEMPFADSRFSGVVCFTMLHHVPTDALQDRIFAEAFRVLRPGGTYCGVDSQLSFGFRLLHLGDTMNVLDADTLPARLRAAGFEQVRVGVERKRLEFAAVKAS
- a CDS encoding helix-turn-helix domain-containing protein, whose translation is MSQYGQTGAMLLGDLPIAAGAWFPWHDHPAHQLVWAARGVAAVMVGDAQWVLPSTRALWIPVGVWHRTGAVGNAELRGIYADPEQCPVDWPSPRIVIVRPLLRELLEHLSADGISEDARRRAEAVAFDLLEPMDVAPIVVPAPADPRARDVADAVLADPADSRGLAELGREVGASERTLARAFVRDCRMTFGTWRTQARLRAALPLLAQGLPMTTVAHRVGYATASAFVAAFRRAVGVPPGAYFSATKAATFPPANGRS
- a CDS encoding dolichyl-phosphate-mannose--protein mannosyltransferase, whose translation is MTALLTRADDESVRPDPVDARRPPTDREATLLGRAMPADRLRGWIVTFVLTVIGGVVRLQNLGLPTDHNSPVFDEKHYVPQAAQMLRNGGYEDNAGYELIVHPPLAKDFIAFGEWLFGYNGWGWRFMSAVAGTLIVLLTVRIARRLTRSTLLGGIAGVLVICDGVLHLQSRMGMLDIFIAFFVLAAFGCVLCDRDQVRQRLAVAVREGWIGESQWGPKLGFRWWRFAAGLMIGLTFGVKWSALYYIAAFGLLTVFFDVAARRAAGVQRPWVGTIRRDVAPALWAILVVPVLMYLAAYWAWFASETATDRHYTEIKNLDPGMFGWIPPALRSLGSYTANVLHFHETLVTPKDNPHPWESKPWTWPMGLRPMLYYYDGNVTGCGESRCLGATMLIGTPAMWWLAVPVLGWGLWRWFFRADWRYAAVLTGYFAGYLPWFTNIDRQMYFFYATPMAPFLVLGLVLALGQILGSAKRGFERRGTGLLVVSLYVGLVVANFAWLWPILNGIPITNDHWQAEMWLPSWR
- the rsmI gene encoding 16S rRNA (cytidine(1402)-2'-O)-methyltransferase; the encoded protein is MTSASGRLVLAATPLGDPGDASARLIEALGSADVIAAEDTRRLRGLASALGVSPSGRVVSFYEDVETARLPKLLEALHGGETVLVVTDAGMPSVSDPGFRLVAACVEEDLPITCLPGPSAVTTALALSGLPCDRFCFEGFAPRKPGERSKWFAELVSERRTVVFFESPHRIASLLSDAAAALGGSRRAAVCRELTKTYEEVKRGTLAELAEWAADGVRGEISVVLEGAAPRQASVADLVPEVAERVASGERLKTVAAEVAGAAGVSTKELYAAVLAARK
- a CDS encoding QsdR family transcriptional regulator, which codes for MRDLAGDLGVSRATLHRWVGSRDHLLSEILWAETSAVLDNVSYAGRGGDGVAEAIGAFVRTVNASSPFRAFLRREPERALRLLTTKASLVQSRTIEKVQALLSDEVAAGRLETPLPVADLAYLLVRVGESFIYTDAITGEEPDAEKALVAAKMLLRSR
- a CDS encoding zinc-binding alcohol dehydrogenase family protein; its protein translation is MRAVQVTEFGGPEVLKPVELPDPVAGPGQVLIEVDRVGLNYADTHQAENSYLAPSKLPLVPGGEVVGRTADGKRVVALLSDGGGYAERVVADEAMTFPVPDGVDDLNALSMLVQGATAWIMLRKNAHLEPGESVVVHAAAGGVGSIAVQLANAWGAGRVIATASSEEKRALAIELGADVAVDSRAENMTEVLREANGGKRVDVVLDMVGGTTTDQSIVALAPFGRLVFYGMAGRRSPKPIELRNLLGHSTTVAGMWLPHVFRLPGNVFGTALSDLFTMVLDGKLRAIAGGEYALEDARKAHEALRSRGTTGKLLLDPRR
- a CDS encoding aminodeoxychorismate synthase component I — encoded protein: MRFQRLRTDLSPSRVLVLLSAYARAHGLPEPAAVCGNWFGSRAVVAPFLAVTPQPFPSVSPVSGPSGRIGGGWFGFLAYDQADPSGRSTGVPASAWGWADHVLRWDAAGECWFESLDGDADAQLAVVERALAGSAELSWSASALRRPSGHEQAVKACVHEIEAGELFQANICSRFTGTFEGSPAALFAEGVRRLAPRRAAYVAGEWGSVVSLSPELFLARHDRRVRSSPIKGTLPRRGPADDGNALLLRQSAKDVAENVMITDLVRNDLGRVCEVGSVVVPELLAVHPAPGVWHLASTVEGVLADGVTDSGLLAATFPPGSVTGAPKIRALDLITELEPAARGVYTGAVGMVSPLAGLELNVAIRTFEIAGDRIALGVGGGITADSDSAAEWQECLHKAAPLEDLLARPRECRSRLEP
- a CDS encoding glycoside hydrolase family 25 protein, whose amino-acid sequence is MAEPESGRGLTLTHREQVLDWAAVRGADVRFASVTISENVNWSDPGAERMLAAAQHAGIHTGARHYARPGAVHDQADHFVRTASKLGAFAPGSLAPALEVDAQSVDDRFVKAWIKHVRHAAKIRRVLVYAGHDCWAHRLHPDRWADSEVVLWLVRHNGIPGRPGWFHSRLGLHQHAFAPDVPGVDGPVAQDAVVYPFALSDVLL
- a CDS encoding ABC transporter permease — encoded protein: MLRDTWLIFRRDMAGALRNPAWLLIGLAQPLLYLFFFGPLLVKSLSAQGMSEVDGWMVLTPALIAQLALFGSSFVGFGLLAEFRSGVVERLRVTPVHRAALLLGKVLANALQAAVQAVLIILLAYLVFDLNAPFGGVLLSLAIVFLLALTLASCSYALALTLKSEEAFPALLNAVLMPLLLLSGILIPITSGLAPKWLYTISQINPFRHVVDVERNSFRGDFSMDALFTGGVVVLVMAVLAVWWGTRTFKKENA
- a CDS encoding ATP-binding cassette domain-containing protein, encoding MITARGLERRFRRKGRAGGEVHAVKGVDLDVEAGELVGFLGPNGAGKTTTLRMLTTLLRPTAGTATVGGHDLLTDAAGVRRNIGYVAQGGGTAPESRVGEELELQGRLYRMSKADAIARGKVLTEQLDLAGLEQRATKTLSGGQRRRLDIAMGLIHSPGLVFLDEPSTGLDPQSRANLWEHIRRLRAEQGVTIFLTTHYLDEADALADRLIVIDDGRIVAEGHPDALKAQVSGDSVAIEVDPESAPAAADLARQLPGAHEFAVRGGSIRFRVPRGDTAMPELLRALDAKEIATTAMQVTRPTLDDVFLTLTGRSLREAEQPAATEPEASDAA